One window of Streptococcus suis genomic DNA carries:
- the trmB gene encoding tRNA (guanosine(46)-N7)-methyltransferase TrmB, which produces MRVRNRKGASELLANNPQYVISNPEECKGKWAEIFGNSNPIHIEVGSGKGRFVTGMAAQNPDINYIGIDIQMTVLSYALDRVIEAGLPNIKLLQVDGSSLTNYFAPAEIDQLYLNFSDPWPKKRHEKRRLTYKSFLDTYKEILPEEGEIHFKTDNRGLFEYSLASFSQYGMTLKQVWLDLHADGLEGNVMTEYEEKFSNKGQVIYRVEAQF; this is translated from the coding sequence AGTAAGAAATCGTAAAGGTGCTAGTGAGCTCCTAGCCAATAATCCCCAGTATGTTATCTCCAATCCGGAAGAGTGCAAGGGGAAGTGGGCTGAAATTTTTGGAAACAGCAACCCTATCCACATTGAAGTTGGTTCAGGGAAAGGGCGTTTCGTAACAGGCATGGCCGCTCAAAATCCGGATATCAACTATATTGGGATTGACATTCAGATGACGGTCTTGAGCTACGCCTTGGACCGTGTTATTGAGGCTGGTTTGCCCAATATTAAATTGCTCCAGGTAGATGGATCTAGTTTGACTAACTATTTTGCACCAGCAGAAATTGACCAATTGTATCTGAATTTCTCAGATCCATGGCCTAAAAAGCGTCATGAAAAACGTCGCTTGACCTACAAGTCCTTCTTAGATACCTATAAGGAAATACTGCCTGAAGAGGGAGAGATTCATTTTAAAACGGACAATCGTGGTTTATTTGAATATAGCTTGGCCAGCTTTTCTCAATATGGCATGACACTCAAACAGGTCTGGTTGGACCTCCATGCGGATGGTTTAGAAGGCAATGTCATGACCGAGTATGAAGAGAAATTCTCGAACAAAGGACAAGTTATCTACCGCGTAGAAGCACAGTTTTAA
- the rimP gene encoding ribosome maturation factor RimP — MSSVVDLVTEAIAPTIQPPYELVDVEYGKMGGEYVLSIFVDKEGGISLQDTADLSEVISPLLDGIKPDPFPDQYMLEVTSPGLERPLKTAAAVEQAVGKYINVKLYQAIDKVKVFEGTLLSFDGTDLVLEYMDKTRKKEVTIPYQTVAKARLAVKI; from the coding sequence ATGTCATCGGTTGTTGATTTAGTCACAGAGGCGATTGCTCCCACCATCCAGCCCCCTTATGAGCTGGTGGATGTGGAATATGGCAAGATGGGTGGAGAGTATGTCCTGTCCATTTTTGTGGATAAGGAGGGTGGCATTTCCCTGCAAGATACGGCAGACTTATCAGAAGTCATCAGCCCGCTCCTGGATGGGATTAAACCAGACCCATTTCCAGACCAATACATGTTGGAAGTGACTAGTCCTGGTTTGGAGCGTCCTTTGAAAACGGCGGCAGCTGTTGAGCAGGCGGTTGGAAAATACATCAATGTCAAGCTCTATCAGGCTATTGACAAGGTAAAAGTTTTTGAGGGGACCCTCTTGTCTTTTGATGGGACTGATTTGGTTCTAGAATATATGGACAAGACCCGTAAAAAAGAAGTAACCATTCCTTATCAGACTGTTGCCAAAGCCCGTTTGGCTGTTAAGATTTAA